Within the Osmerus mordax isolate fOsmMor3 chromosome 6, fOsmMor3.pri, whole genome shotgun sequence genome, the region AACTGTGGGGGCATGGAAAAACACAGAGTGAACTTAAGACGTCTCTCCTGCAATATCCAACAGAGGACATGGTTGGTTTGACATGTTTTTAACGGTTGTTGCACTGGCACAGATTATTGTAGACTTTCTACATAAAAACAGTACTACAAATGTTtcatggggggtcagatggctgagcggttatcgaatcgggctaccaatcagaaggttgcgggctaccaatcagaaggttgctggcaaaaatgacgttgtgtccctgggcaaggcacttcaccctacttgcctcgggggaatgtccctgtacttactgtaagagcgtctgctaaatgactaaatgtaaatgtttcactTGACCCTGCCTCTCAACAGTCACCCTTCCTACAGAAGAACTCAACATATAAAATCAATGTGTACACCTTCAACAAGACTCTGGAGTTCCAGGACAGGATTAAAAAGATAGATGTGAGTAGAAGATCCCCTTTCGTGTTTATGAACATGATGCAACTATTTCAGTAGGATTGTCTGTCCATATTTGCCTTCCTGTTTCCATATGCGCCTGATGTtcatctgtgtctctccccaggCACTGGAATATCTTCCCTTTCAGGGCAGTGTCAGTCTGAAGAACCCACAACAGATCTTCTGTCTGCTGGAGGATTATGGTACAGACCCCAACAACATCCCAGAAGAGCCCTTCCACATCTACTTTGGAAGATGGGTAAGTAATGGCACACACATTGATGTGTCAGAAACCGTTTCAATTTCTTTGCAAAAGAAAAGTGTTACGTTCAGTTTAACCTTTTCATTTGGGTCGTTTAGATAAGCAGTTCTCAAGCACGGCCCTGAGGACTAGTGCTGGTCTGTAGAGACACCCAGAGCTTACTTGCTAGAGTAATGTGGTATGTTTGACATGTCATGTTTATTGGGTGtgttttgccttcggcaagggcgcaacctttgttctctcacatatatatttattatagtttattttcgcccccctaaggatcagtcaatatttggactacgtagacaacgcctgtgtcaaaatgtttgtcttggtctcgattgcgttgcttgtatttttatttacgttccgttgcacggtttaggaggttacaacgtttttgtggcaaaaaagtgcctttaatcgacgaagggtactcagtgctatctacgtcaccacgtcagcacacgttagcaacgacgcatagattgatgtgctgttgcacagcaagtatcgtatcgtgccgtggtgtactactaccaaagaacttatattgactctttgctactactagcagcatcatacatgtacatttaagcaaatcaagacttgcatgtacagtaagtaatgtcacattaaagaatgtatgtaaagtttaaactcaagcttgtgtggtgcgtcgctggcttcagtgccacagcctaaactttgtcaaaagaaacattctcatttccggcgcttaaaaacaatcccctcactcagtgaagtttggctagccaccgcaactagcttgctcgtagcaaacttcttttgaattagccatttctccctaaatagatgtaaagcttatttacgttgttgggggcatattttcagttagcagatggtactgtttgaatcgcgattccatctgaaatactgccggtgacaacgttgttacagtagcttctttcaaagggggttcttgagtaggctaaatgcttgaaaatatcactagatgggaaaaaacttaaggggacagaCCCACctgcaagcgagcacaccctacaatttccacagaaattttaccctctctagttctctttTATATTGTCAGATTGCTGATGGTCAGAGGGAGCTTATACGGTCCCACAGTGTGAAGAACAGGCACTTCATCGGCAATACCAGCATGGACGCCGGCCTGTCCTTCATCATGGCTAACCACGCCAAGGTCAAAGAGCATGACCTCATCTATGACCCTTTCGTTGGGACAGGCAAGGGATTTTAGGAACCCAAACATCTCCTGTTGTCCCTTAAAACACTAGTAGGGTAGTCTCACTCTAACTGTCTGTTCTCAATGTGTCTCCTGTAGGAAGCCTGCTAGTTGCTTGCTCTCAGTTCGGTGCCTATGTATGTGGAACAGATATTGATTACAACACTATCCATGGTATAGGTAGGACCCAAAATCCATCAATGATATAACAAACACTAGTTTTCTTTTTCTGcaataaaatgttttgcttGTGTTGAATGTACAGATTCActgtgtaaaatgtgtgtggTTCCAGGCAAGGCAAGTCGCAAAAACCAGAAGTGGCGAGGCCCTGATGAGAACATCCGAGCCAATCTGCGCCAGTACGGCACGGAGAGGCTGTACGTGGACGTGCTGGTGTCTGACGCCGCCAAGTCTGTCTGGAGGCACGCGCTCCTGTTCGACGCCATCATCACAGACCGTAGGTTCTGTTCAACAGACCACACACTTTTAAGTTCTGTTTAGGGAAAGTGTATTCTTTTTTTCGGTGTGAGACTCAGTAAAGCCTACATTCTTAAAATAGTAGCGATTTTATAaattatgaaagaaaaaaaaaaagagaaaaaaatagagGGTTCCAGCCTTATTAGAAATGGAGGACATGGCTATGGATCCCCACATTGATCTGTGATTGACGGAGTGCATTATCTATTCTAAGCCCCCTATGGGATTCGCGAATCCACCAGGAGGACAGGATCTCAGAAGGACTCTTTCAAACCCACTGAAGACTTGTAAGATCATTATCTTTGTCTCATAGATGTCATCAACCTAATCAACCATACTCATGCCCTTATATTGGGCCCTGTGCTTTATGTCAACTCATAATACCAATGTCAGCATAACATTTCAAACTGATGGACCAACATTTGTTTTAAATGAGACTGGAATTCTACATGTTGTGTGGTACAAGCTGTATTTTCAGGAATAATTGCAACTTTCTATCAGGAAGATGTAAACAGACATCTTGGTAAAATGCTAAGGCACTTATCTGTTTAACTTGCCAGTCCCCTACATGTTAAATAGAAGCTCCTTTTCAACTGCTTGTGTGTTAACCAACATGTGTGCCATGACAATGGGGATGTCTACATGTAACACCACATCCAGTCAGATCTATGATAACGTTGGTCTTTAACATATCCTAGTTAGTTTGTATTTAAAGGTACCTACATTCTGTAACATACCACTCTgtaacccctcccccagctTTGGAGAGAGCCACGTTCCCGTATCCATGGCTTACCACTTGAGTGACATATTCACCGACCTATTGAACTTTGCAGTTCACCACTTGGTTATGGGCGGTAGACTCGTTTATTGGTTGCCGATCTACAGACCAGAGTGAGTACGCCATAGAGATTCAGTTATGTATGTTGGTTTATAGTTTTGTGTTATTCTAATCACAAATCTACTGGGTACACAGGATCTTCAATCGTAGAGTATGAACAGTGTCTAATCACTATCCTTACTAGCAGGTCCATTAAGTATATCAGTCAGAGATTTGGCTGGTACACTGCCTATTCCTGTCTGTCCATGTCATGACCACTAGGGGACAACCTTGTCAGGGTTGTTTACTGTCTGTCTTCATAAACCAGTTGTTTAATCTGTGGCTAGTCCTACAGAGTCCTCCAAAAATCTGATTATCAACAACACCTGTTCTGTCCACATGATTGGAcccgtgtgcacgtgtgtgtgcatgcgtgcgacCCCATCAGTCAAAATAAACTGACCACAGGATAACAGGGTGGGCAGGTGTAAGAAGGAAGATGAAGTCATGACAGGCCTGTTCTGTCAGAGACACACTGGAGTTCCCTGGAGACAGCTGCAGGCCTCATAGCtggggaggaggtgcaggggagggggggggggggggtcactgccAGTGATGTCACTGAGAGATCCCAGAACATGAGTCTGACACTGCTCGCCTTTGTTGAGTGTCGACTTCCTTGCTGCAGCCAGAGGGCACTGTTGACTGATGCCACACCTGAGGCGTTTGAGAAAGTGTTGAGCGAGAGGATTCAGAAGTGATGGTGCGACTGTCTAGTAAGGGGGTTgcttataaaacattttggttGTTTGATGGTACGTTTTAGGGGATTTGGGGGGACCTTTTGCAGGAATTAATGGTGTTTTAGTTGTCGCTTTTAAGTGCATATTTATGGATCCTATATACACACGTAGCACAGACTGGCCCTTACCCATTCCACATCTTTATAGGGATGCCATTTGACAAGGAAAAGCCTAGTCACACTCCATTATTCAGTGTAAAGACCTGTGGTTGGCACAAGGGCAAGTCCAACACTCCACTGGGTGTCACATGATTGGCTTAAGAGAGAACTGGAACCTGGCGGCTATGCCGTCGGTCGCCGTGCCGACAAACATCCCACACCACTCGAGAGGCCCATATGCCATAGTGTCCATAGCAACGCTGCCGACAAAACGCAAAAAAAACCCACACAAAAACATGTTGAGGGTTGTTGAATGGAGCTACTGACTGACTTTGTAACACATACATCACCAGGCCAAAATACCGAGTCTGGCCCTGGTCCCCCTCTCTGGTCTGCTGTAGCTGTGCTGCTTGGCTGGAGTTGACAGGGCTCCTGACAACGACTCGATTTTTCCGCTGCCTTAGTGTAATCTACCTTTCACAGtagctttccctccctcctggtcACTGACAGGCTAGCCACACCAAGATGAGAGGGGGGAACCAGTAGACTGGGATAGACGCTGGCAAAGAAGGGAAGTGTAATTTTGAGGGGATTACAGGCTGGGGAGGagtggtggtgtggggggatTGCATCCTGGATGAATGCTGTGCTGGACCTTACAGACCCTCTGTACCTAGAGGgttggggagaagagagggtgacCCAGGATTTGAGGCCTACTGCCTCTCTGTTTGGCTTCTTCATTTGGGTTGGATGTCAGGCgattgtaaatgtaaactggtgtttgtttgtgtgtgtgtgtgtgtgtgccaggtacTGTGAGGAGATGGTCCCCCTGCATCTCTGCCTCCAGCTGACCAGTAACTGTGAACAGACCCTTTCTAGCCACACCTCCCGACGACTCATCACCATGGAGAAGATCAAGGAGCCGGAGGTATTTAGTTGATAACGTGATAATCCATTCAGAGGCATCTCCCTACTGTCCCCctactgtgtatatgtatgtgtgtgtggacacattATAATGAATCTTTCTACATTCACAAGAGTAACTTCCTGTGTGTGCCACCGAATATGTTTACattctgtttgtatgtgtgaacaTGCACATAGACCTGCATGTGCTTTGTGTGGAGTGACACTGTTTGTgcacactgtatgtgtgtgtgagagagagtgttgagACTGATGGGCTCAacctcaccatctggctgtgaTTGACTTATTTTTATATTACACTTAAATGACTTAATCACACATTGTATGGAAAATAATCCATCTTTGGACTTGACAACCGTCTCATTTCACTTCAAAACCCCAAATTGCTCCCATAAA harbors:
- the trmt11 gene encoding tRNA (guanine(10)-N2)-methyltransferase homolog isoform X2: MSIGTEPFLHEEGGEKEIKALLSLRGKPFHPGEHFKEKSPFWLLDGLSEEDVHNIMGRSVCAKSAFELWGHGKTQSELKTSLLQYPTEDMSPFLQKNSTYKINVYTFNKTLEFQDRIKKIDALEYLPFQGSVSLKNPQQIFCLLEDYGTDPNNIPEEPFHIYFGRWIADGQRELIRSHSVKNRHFIGNTSMDAGLSFIMANHAKVKEHDLIYDPFVGTGSLLVACSQFGAYVCGTDIDYNTIHGIGKASRKNQKWRGPDENIRANLRQYGTERLYVDVLVSDAAKSVWRHALLFDAIITDPPYGIRESTRRTGSQKDSFKPTEDFFGESHVPVSMAYHLSDIFTDLLNFAVHHLVMGGRLVYWLPIYRPEYCEEMVPLHLCLQLTSNCEQTLSSHTSRRLITMEKIKEPEEADVLAHLSDPRYSPYQGHNAFRDKYFSGVTKKTTKDDKMADNGK
- the trmt11 gene encoding tRNA (guanine(10)-N2)-methyltransferase homolog isoform X1, with translation MATQYSRSCLQYLFHLAHDHLEFRLPEIKALLSLRGKPFHPGEHFKEKSPFWLLDGLSEEDVHNIMGRSVCAKSAFELWGHGKTQSELKTSLLQYPTEDMSPFLQKNSTYKINVYTFNKTLEFQDRIKKIDALEYLPFQGSVSLKNPQQIFCLLEDYGTDPNNIPEEPFHIYFGRWIADGQRELIRSHSVKNRHFIGNTSMDAGLSFIMANHAKVKEHDLIYDPFVGTGSLLVACSQFGAYVCGTDIDYNTIHGIGKASRKNQKWRGPDENIRANLRQYGTERLYVDVLVSDAAKSVWRHALLFDAIITDPPYGIRESTRRTGSQKDSFKPTEDFFGESHVPVSMAYHLSDIFTDLLNFAVHHLVMGGRLVYWLPIYRPEYCEEMVPLHLCLQLTSNCEQTLSSHTSRRLITMEKIKEPEEADVLAHLSDPRYSPYQGHNAFRDKYFSGVTKKTTKDDKMADNGK
- the trmt11 gene encoding tRNA (guanine(10)-N2)-methyltransferase homolog isoform X3 — its product is MSIGTEPFLHEEGGEKEIKALLSLRGKPFHPGEHFKEKSPFWLLDGLSEEDVHNIMGRSVCAKSAFELWGHGKTQSELKTSLLQYPTEDMKNSTYKINVYTFNKTLEFQDRIKKIDALEYLPFQGSVSLKNPQQIFCLLEDYGTDPNNIPEEPFHIYFGRWIADGQRELIRSHSVKNRHFIGNTSMDAGLSFIMANHAKVKEHDLIYDPFVGTGSLLVACSQFGAYVCGTDIDYNTIHGIGKASRKNQKWRGPDENIRANLRQYGTERLYVDVLVSDAAKSVWRHALLFDAIITDPPYGIRESTRRTGSQKDSFKPTEDFFGESHVPVSMAYHLSDIFTDLLNFAVHHLVMGGRLVYWLPIYRPEYCEEMVPLHLCLQLTSNCEQTLSSHTSRRLITMEKIKEPEEADVLAHLSDPRYSPYQGHNAFRDKYFSGVTKKTTKDDKMADNGK